In Eleutherodactylus coqui strain aEleCoq1 chromosome 4, aEleCoq1.hap1, whole genome shotgun sequence, the following are encoded in one genomic region:
- the LOC136626571 gene encoding hexosaminidase D-like — MFLSHLENGVGFLHTEFPKKKLLMYDHYSVLCELLPVGIPSLVVCLKTLKYGELNEDAKKDISHILGFSSINPEKNTCDGTGGFPGSEIYKMVKKVHSELKGKVHEITEGDSEINGWFSRYHRAHRFGNPHKMETFSAKILK, encoded by the exons ATGTTCCTCTCTCACTTGGAGAATGGGGTTGGCTTCCTCCACACCGAGTTCCCCAAGAAGAAACTGCTGAT GTATGATCATTACTCAGTGCTCTGTGAGCTGCTCCCTGTAGGCATCCCCTCCCTGGTGGTGTGTCTAAAGACTCTCAAGTACG GAGAACTCAACGAAGATGCCAAGAAGGACATCAGTCACATACTAGGATTCAGCAGCATCAATCCGGAGAAAAACACTTG TGACGGGACCGGAGGATTTCCTGGATCTGAAATTTATAAGATGGTGAAGAAAGTCCACAGCGAACTGAAGGGGAAGGTTCATGAAATCACAGAGGGAGACAG tgaaatcaatggctggttctcacgttaccacagggcTCACCGATTTGGCAATCCGCATAAGATGGAGACATTCAGTGCAAAAATCTTGAAGTGA